A region of Granulicella sibirica DNA encodes the following proteins:
- a CDS encoding NupC/NupG family nucleoside CNT transporter has protein sequence MARFTGLLGLITFLGIAYACSTNRRAIKLRTVAWGLGLQIVFAFLVIKWSYGQVILHNISQVITGLLAHSADGSAMVFGPLGAPGNALAVFAFAVLPTIIFVSAFFAILYHLGIMQQIIRVVAWIMQRTMGTSGAESTNVAASIFMGQTEAPLTIRPFLAGATRSELMTIMTSGMAHVSGGIMAAYISFGINAQDLLSAVIMTAPGTILVAKMLVPETEVPATAGTVKMPPNEEHANENFIAAIARGTIDGGQLAFNVAIMLISFLALVGLLNATLLGISNMAWAHGIRTPHSLNAILGFFCAPVAWLIGIPWHEAPAIGNLLGTRAVLNEFVAYTSLGLQKSTLTPRTFSIATFALCGFANLGSIGMQIGGIGALVPNRRNDLAALGFRAMLAGTMANLMSASIVSMLIK, from the coding sequence TTGGCTCGATTCACCGGTCTCCTCGGTCTCATCACCTTTCTCGGAATCGCCTACGCCTGCTCCACGAACCGCCGCGCCATCAAGCTCCGCACCGTCGCCTGGGGACTCGGTCTCCAGATCGTCTTTGCCTTCCTCGTCATCAAGTGGTCCTACGGCCAGGTCATCCTGCACAACATCTCCCAGGTCATCACGGGACTCCTCGCCCACTCCGCCGACGGCTCCGCCATGGTCTTCGGCCCCCTCGGCGCCCCCGGCAACGCCCTCGCCGTCTTCGCCTTCGCCGTCCTGCCCACCATCATCTTCGTCAGCGCCTTCTTCGCGATCCTCTATCACCTCGGCATCATGCAGCAGATCATCAGGGTCGTCGCCTGGATCATGCAGCGCACCATGGGCACAAGCGGAGCCGAGAGCACCAACGTCGCCGCCAGCATCTTCATGGGCCAGACCGAAGCCCCCCTCACCATCCGCCCGTTCCTCGCCGGAGCCACCCGCTCCGAACTCATGACCATCATGACCTCCGGCATGGCGCACGTCTCCGGCGGCATCATGGCCGCCTACATCAGCTTCGGCATCAACGCCCAGGACCTCCTCTCCGCCGTTATCATGACCGCCCCCGGCACCATCCTCGTGGCAAAAATGCTCGTCCCCGAAACCGAAGTCCCCGCCACCGCCGGCACCGTCAAGATGCCTCCCAACGAAGAGCACGCCAACGAAAACTTCATCGCCGCCATCGCCCGAGGCACCATCGACGGAGGCCAGTTAGCCTTCAACGTTGCCATCATGCTCATCAGCTTCCTCGCTCTCGTTGGCCTCCTCAACGCGACGCTACTCGGCATCTCGAACATGGCCTGGGCCCACGGCATCCGCACCCCGCACTCGCTCAATGCCATCCTCGGCTTCTTCTGCGCGCCCGTAGCCTGGCTCATCGGTATCCCCTGGCACGAAGCCCCCGCCATCGGCAACCTCCTCGGAACCCGCGCCGTCCTCAACGAGTTCGTCGCCTACACCTCTCTCGGGCTGCAGAAGTCCACCCTCACCCCGCGTACCTTTTCGATAGCCACCTTCGCCCTCTGCGGCTTCGCGAACCTCGGCTCCATCGGCATGCAGATCGGTGGCATCGGAGCCCTCGTCCCCAACCGCCGCAACGACCTCGCCGCTTTGGGCTTCCGCGCCATGCTTGCCGGGACGATGGCTAACCTCATGTCCGCCAGCATTGTCTCGATGCTGATCAAGTAA
- a CDS encoding VOC family protein, with the protein MQWINGYLTFDGNCREAMEFYKKSLEAELEIMPVMDEQGKPKLTEDGKERIMHAKLSGGGGLLMASDAMGGMPVQVGNNFSLAIQNESVEEQDKFFAALGEGGKVTMPLQDTFWGARFGMLTDQFGINWMFNLDKPKG; encoded by the coding sequence ATGCAGTGGATCAACGGGTATTTGACCTTCGACGGGAACTGTCGTGAAGCGATGGAGTTTTACAAGAAGAGCCTAGAGGCCGAGCTTGAGATCATGCCGGTGATGGATGAGCAGGGGAAGCCGAAGCTCACGGAAGACGGCAAGGAACGGATCATGCATGCGAAGCTCAGCGGCGGCGGCGGGCTGCTGATGGCGTCGGATGCAATGGGTGGGATGCCGGTGCAGGTGGGGAATAACTTCTCGCTGGCGATCCAGAACGAGAGTGTGGAGGAGCAGGATAAGTTCTTCGCGGCGCTGGGCGAGGGCGGGAAGGTGACGATGCCGCTGCAGGATACCTTCTGGGGCGCGCGGTTTGGCATGCTGACGGATCAGTTCGGGATCAACTGGATGTTCAATCTGGATAAGCCGAAAGGATAG
- a CDS encoding amidase, producing the protein MSTKKTRRTFVQEASLMMLGAAGVGAGAQVPGAATPGAPPAFGTAPAVGPVVTVETFAEAEKLVQYPLTPKDRAQAAGNWRQSMAALYERRVGPRKVAIVDGDAPYSRWDPLVPGAPVGAMHGAVVRSAADAGELPKTDAEIAFAPVTKLSRWVETKKISSERLTRIYLDRIAKYNGTLKCVITATPEVAMRQARTVDAEIGAGRYRGPLHGIPWGGKDLLDTAGVRTTWGAEFYKDRVPEKDAAVVARLEAAGAVMVAKLSLGALALNDVWFGGQTVNPWLLEEGASGSSAGPGAATAAGLVGFSIGSETGGSIVSPSMRCGVTGLRPTFGRVPRTGAMTLCWSLDKLGPMTRSVEDAALVLAALCGEADAGDLSNVGSSLAFDASLPVHGLKVGYVPGWMKEAPATDVDRHALEVVTKLGMTAVPVSLPDWPYDSLQIILFAEAAAAFEEETLDHRVDQLAAQVPDAWPNTFRQSRFLSAVDMVQADRLRRKTAMEMARVMREVDVLLVPSLRDEMLVISNATGHPSLTMRAGFVEVSEARSDWAPDPAHPLPKFSPARRVPHGVTLIGRLFDEGTVARVGLAMERVFGVVGERPKGFEG; encoded by the coding sequence ATGTCCACAAAGAAGACGCGGAGAACGTTTGTGCAGGAAGCTTCGTTGATGATGCTTGGTGCGGCCGGGGTGGGTGCCGGGGCGCAGGTGCCGGGGGCGGCGACACCGGGGGCTCCACCGGCGTTTGGGACGGCTCCGGCGGTGGGGCCCGTCGTTACGGTTGAGACGTTCGCGGAGGCGGAGAAGCTGGTGCAGTATCCGCTGACACCGAAGGATCGCGCGCAGGCGGCGGGCAACTGGCGGCAGTCGATGGCGGCGCTGTACGAGCGCCGGGTAGGGCCGCGGAAGGTTGCGATCGTGGATGGGGATGCTCCATATTCGCGGTGGGATCCGCTGGTGCCGGGGGCTCCGGTGGGGGCGATGCATGGAGCAGTGGTGCGGTCGGCGGCGGACGCCGGGGAGTTGCCGAAGACGGATGCGGAGATTGCGTTTGCGCCGGTGACGAAGCTCTCGCGCTGGGTGGAGACGAAGAAGATTTCCTCCGAGCGGCTGACGAGGATTTATCTCGACCGGATCGCGAAGTACAACGGGACGCTGAAGTGCGTGATCACGGCTACGCCCGAGGTCGCGATGCGGCAGGCGCGGACGGTGGATGCGGAGATTGGCGCCGGGAGGTATCGCGGGCCGCTGCATGGAATTCCCTGGGGCGGGAAGGACCTGCTGGATACGGCGGGGGTACGGACGACATGGGGAGCCGAGTTTTATAAGGACCGGGTGCCGGAGAAGGATGCGGCTGTCGTCGCACGGCTGGAGGCGGCTGGAGCGGTGATGGTTGCGAAGCTCTCGCTTGGAGCGCTGGCGCTGAACGATGTGTGGTTTGGAGGGCAGACGGTCAATCCGTGGCTGCTGGAGGAGGGTGCGAGCGGGTCGTCGGCGGGGCCTGGAGCGGCCACCGCGGCGGGGCTGGTGGGGTTCTCGATCGGGTCGGAGACGGGTGGGTCGATTGTGAGCCCGTCGATGCGGTGTGGGGTGACGGGACTGCGGCCGACTTTTGGGAGGGTGCCGAGGACGGGAGCGATGACGCTGTGCTGGTCGCTCGACAAGCTGGGACCGATGACGCGGTCGGTGGAGGATGCTGCGCTTGTTCTGGCGGCGCTCTGTGGGGAAGCGGATGCGGGGGATCTCTCGAACGTGGGGAGTTCGCTGGCGTTCGATGCTTCCCTCCCGGTGCACGGGCTGAAGGTTGGGTACGTTCCGGGGTGGATGAAGGAGGCTCCCGCGACCGATGTGGATCGACATGCGCTTGAGGTCGTGACGAAGCTCGGGATGACGGCGGTTCCGGTGTCGCTGCCGGATTGGCCCTATGACTCTCTGCAGATTATTTTGTTCGCCGAGGCTGCGGCGGCGTTCGAGGAAGAGACGCTCGATCACCGGGTGGATCAGCTCGCTGCGCAGGTTCCGGATGCTTGGCCAAATACGTTTCGGCAGTCGCGGTTTCTTTCGGCGGTCGATATGGTGCAGGCGGACCGGCTGAGGCGGAAGACCGCGATGGAGATGGCGCGGGTGATGCGGGAGGTGGACGTGTTGCTGGTGCCTAGCCTGCGGGACGAGATGCTGGTGATCTCGAATGCGACGGGACATCCTTCGCTGACGATGCGGGCTGGGTTTGTGGAGGTGAGCGAGGCTCGGAGTGACTGGGCTCCTGATCCGGCGCATCCCTTGCCGAAGTTTTCTCCGGCGCGGCGGGTGCCGCATGGGGTGACGCTGATCGGGCGGCTGTTCGATGAGGGGACGGTGGCCAGGGTGGGGTTGGCGATGGAGCGGGTGTTTGGGGTGGTGGGGGAGAGGCCCAAGGGGTTTGAGGGGTAG
- a CDS encoding dienelactone hydrolase family protein produces the protein MSSLQVGYTPPMSTPARRSVLKLLATAFALPLLCASAHAQDWAKTRLEASPRHHEYATLKHGDRTLQAFVVYPEVKQKATVVVLIHEIFGLSDWAKEMADELAGEGYIVIAPDLLSGGSGPNASGTPSYPDQDAVVKAVSGLDPAQVTADLDAAADYGKKLPAANGKTAVAGFCWGGGKSFAFATHRHDLSAAFVFYGPPPPDVTSITAPVYGFYAGNDARIGATVPSTITEMKAAGKKYEVATYDGAGHGFMRAGEDPAATDANKKAREQALAKMLSVLKQVSTMPMAKLGAPANSSKGQAKNTADAAPMCHDMKDMHAGSL, from the coding sequence GTGAGCAGCTTGCAGGTCGGCTACACTCCCCCCATGTCAACGCCCGCCCGCCGCTCTGTCCTGAAGCTTCTTGCTACCGCGTTTGCCCTGCCTTTGCTGTGCGCGAGCGCCCACGCACAGGATTGGGCGAAGACCCGCCTCGAAGCCTCGCCGCGCCATCATGAGTACGCCACCCTGAAACATGGCGACCGGACGCTTCAGGCGTTCGTGGTGTACCCGGAAGTGAAACAAAAGGCTACGGTGGTGGTGCTGATTCACGAGATCTTCGGCCTCTCGGATTGGGCGAAGGAGATGGCGGACGAACTCGCGGGCGAAGGCTACATCGTGATCGCGCCGGATCTGCTTTCAGGCGGCTCTGGACCGAACGCCTCGGGGACTCCGAGCTATCCGGACCAGGATGCGGTGGTGAAGGCAGTTTCCGGGCTCGATCCGGCCCAGGTGACGGCCGATCTTGATGCCGCCGCAGACTATGGGAAGAAGCTTCCGGCTGCAAACGGCAAGACGGCGGTGGCGGGGTTCTGCTGGGGCGGGGGCAAGAGCTTTGCCTTCGCGACGCATCGGCACGATCTTTCGGCGGCGTTTGTCTTCTACGGGCCTCCTCCGCCGGATGTGACGTCGATCACGGCGCCGGTGTATGGCTTCTATGCCGGCAACGACGCGCGCATCGGGGCGACCGTGCCGAGCACGATCACCGAGATGAAGGCGGCGGGAAAGAAGTATGAGGTCGCCACGTATGACGGGGCGGGACACGGATTCATGCGGGCGGGTGAGGATCCGGCTGCAACGGATGCGAATAAGAAGGCCCGTGAGCAGGCGCTGGCCAAGATGCTCTCCGTGCTGAAGCAGGTGAGCACGATGCCCATGGCGAAGCTCGGTGCGCCGGCGAACTCGAGCAAGGGTCAGGCAAAGAATACTGCCGACGCGGCTCCGATGTGCCACGACATGAAGGACATGCATGCGGGAAGCTTGTAG
- a CDS encoding glycoside hydrolase family 32 protein — translation MIFQITRLLLAATILSAAAAQTAPAPYNEPFRPQVHFSPRERWMNDPNGLVFFEGEYHLFFQHNPLGDTPGHISWGHAVSTDLLHWHELPVAIPATDKELVFTGSVVVDEKNSSHQCENHQPCLVAIYTAHNDTPHHEAQALAVSQDRGRTWKRFSGNPVLDRNVPEFRDPGVTWNDETKSWLMVVSLPNDHKVVFYTSPDLIEWTELSTFGPAATVSGQWECPNLLKIPTADGKQSLYALKIGVNPGSLQGGSGEQYFLGTFDGHHFTQSSDPGSHGWTDYGKDSYCAISFNHLPAGEPPTLIGWMDDWQYADKLPTVPWRGQMTIPRHLALLKDADGLALQQTPVTAPIRAKSTSLVASITQPTTTLFTTDQPTELTLTIDPADAQTFGLRLYSDPAHWTEVAIDRTTMKLSTDRTHATNITAPDFPARTEAPLSPNRPLDLHLILDRSSVEVFAQNGTTAMTNLTMPTTQNLRVELFRTQGTHPLKVIGQRWTLRSVWSSAQAK, via the coding sequence TTGATCTTTCAAATCACCCGCCTCCTCCTAGCAGCAACCATCCTCTCCGCCGCCGCCGCTCAGACCGCCCCCGCCCCATACAACGAGCCCTTCCGCCCGCAGGTCCACTTCTCCCCCCGCGAGCGCTGGATGAACGACCCCAACGGCCTCGTCTTCTTCGAGGGCGAGTATCACCTCTTCTTCCAGCACAACCCCCTCGGCGACACCCCCGGCCACATCTCCTGGGGCCACGCCGTCAGCACCGACCTCCTCCACTGGCACGAGCTTCCCGTAGCCATCCCCGCCACCGACAAGGAGCTCGTCTTCACCGGCTCCGTCGTCGTCGACGAGAAGAACTCCAGCCACCAGTGCGAGAACCACCAGCCCTGCCTCGTCGCCATCTACACCGCCCACAACGACACCCCGCACCACGAAGCCCAGGCCCTCGCCGTCAGCCAGGACCGCGGCCGCACCTGGAAGCGCTTCTCCGGCAACCCCGTCCTCGACCGCAACGTCCCCGAGTTCCGCGACCCAGGCGTCACCTGGAACGACGAAACCAAGAGCTGGCTCATGGTCGTCTCCCTCCCCAACGACCACAAGGTCGTCTTCTACACCTCACCTGACCTCATCGAGTGGACCGAACTCAGCACCTTCGGCCCCGCCGCAACCGTGTCTGGCCAGTGGGAGTGCCCGAACCTCCTCAAGATCCCCACCGCCGACGGCAAGCAGTCTCTCTACGCCCTCAAAATCGGCGTCAATCCAGGCAGCCTCCAGGGCGGCTCCGGAGAGCAGTATTTCCTCGGCACCTTCGACGGCCACCACTTCACCCAGAGCTCCGACCCCGGCTCTCACGGCTGGACCGACTACGGCAAGGACAGCTACTGCGCCATCAGCTTCAACCATCTGCCCGCCGGCGAACCACCCACCCTCATCGGCTGGATGGACGACTGGCAATATGCGGACAAGCTCCCCACCGTCCCATGGCGCGGCCAGATGACCATCCCCCGCCATCTCGCCCTCCTCAAAGACGCCGACGGATTAGCTCTCCAGCAAACCCCCGTCACCGCCCCCATCCGCGCCAAATCCACATCTTTGGTGGCGTCCATCACCCAGCCCACCACAACGCTCTTCACCACCGATCAACCCACCGAACTCACCCTGACGATCGACCCCGCCGACGCCCAGACCTTCGGCCTCCGCCTCTACTCCGACCCTGCGCATTGGACTGAAGTAGCCATCGATCGCACCACCATGAAGCTCTCCACCGACCGCACGCACGCGACGAACATCACGGCCCCGGACTTTCCAGCCCGCACCGAAGCCCCGCTATCCCCCAACCGCCCCTTGGACCTCCACCTCATCCTCGACCGCTCCTCCGTCGAAGTCTTCGCCCAGAACGGCACGACAGCCATGACCAACCTGACCATGCCCACCACCCAGAACCTTCGCGTAGAACTCTTCCGCACCCAGGGCACCCACCCCCTCAAAGTGATCGGCCAACGCTGGACCCTCCGGTCCGTCTGGTCCTCAGCGCAAGCCAAATAA
- a CDS encoding beta-N-acetylhexosaminidase produces the protein MVFSRLGACLLALSAASALAQSASLHLIPMPREASAAAVQPIPSGVKITCPGCDANSEDQFAADDLAQTLQSRGIPTTGSSVTIQITRKGSSDFSPAMKPEGYTIGVNGHTLTVTGATASGVFYGVQTVKQLIEGSGASAVLHEATIRDWPAMKYRGLSDDLSRGPVPTLAFQKKQIRTLAAYKVNLFSTYFENTFTYASNPLPAAPNGAMTAADARELSAYAAKYHIDVVPEQEAFGHLHHTLAWEQYHELAETPHGALLAPGQPGSLVLIKQWFAELAAAFPSPFLHLGADETVDLGVGQTKPDVDARGLGAVYLDYMQQIVTALKPLNRRLLFWGDIAQDSPALVKALPQSFKDATIAIAWTYNPDPRGFARYITPYTNAGMETWVAPGVNNWSRPYPNWNYAFSNIQQFTRDGQKLGADGQLNTIWNDDGEGLEDNDWYGVLFGAAAAWQSGESSIPAFQQSYAQVFHGEAGGLLNQAQIELMAVHALLKEQAKVGDGSNGLYWLDPFSKDGMTYAAKLRPYNRDLRLHAEKALTLIAQARASAPCPDVIPSCHARAVRAESGVDDSLAPNPAQAYPSAPTSLRETDAIDALELGARRFDMIGMKFQLADEIAQGYQRAQTALASTDPKIHKTVSRELGDINGVDGRIQDIKDAYALQRDLYAQTWLRTNRPFALRPVLAHYDSAIALWISRMDKVRSVQRQYADSKTLPPASDLGIPPATF, from the coding sequence ATGGTCTTCTCCCGCCTCGGCGCCTGCCTGCTTGCTCTTTCCGCCGCCTCCGCTCTAGCCCAAAGCGCCTCCCTCCATCTCATCCCGATGCCCCGCGAGGCTTCCGCCGCAGCCGTCCAGCCCATCCCCAGCGGCGTCAAGATCACCTGCCCCGGATGCGATGCCAACTCCGAAGACCAGTTCGCCGCTGACGACCTCGCCCAGACCCTCCAGTCGCGTGGCATCCCCACCACCGGCTCCAGCGTCACCATCCAGATCACCCGCAAGGGCTCGTCCGACTTCAGCCCCGCCATGAAGCCCGAAGGCTACACCATCGGCGTCAACGGCCACACCCTCACCGTCACCGGGGCCACCGCATCGGGCGTCTTCTACGGCGTCCAGACGGTCAAGCAGCTCATCGAAGGCAGCGGAGCCTCCGCCGTACTGCATGAGGCGACCATCCGCGACTGGCCCGCCATGAAGTATCGCGGCCTATCCGACGATCTCTCCCGCGGCCCCGTCCCTACACTCGCCTTCCAGAAGAAGCAGATCCGCACTCTCGCCGCCTACAAGGTAAACCTCTTCTCCACCTACTTCGAAAACACCTTCACCTACGCCTCGAACCCCCTGCCCGCCGCACCCAACGGAGCCATGACTGCCGCCGACGCCCGCGAGCTCTCGGCGTACGCGGCGAAGTATCACATCGACGTCGTCCCCGAGCAGGAGGCCTTCGGCCATCTCCACCACACACTCGCGTGGGAGCAGTACCACGAGCTCGCCGAGACCCCCCACGGCGCGCTCCTCGCCCCCGGCCAGCCTGGCTCTCTCGTCCTCATCAAGCAGTGGTTCGCCGAGCTCGCCGCCGCCTTCCCCAGCCCCTTCCTGCATCTTGGTGCTGACGAGACCGTCGACCTAGGGGTCGGACAGACCAAGCCCGATGTCGACGCCCGCGGGCTCGGCGCCGTCTACCTCGACTACATGCAGCAGATCGTGACTGCGCTCAAGCCGCTCAATCGCCGCCTGCTCTTCTGGGGCGACATCGCGCAGGATTCGCCCGCTCTCGTCAAAGCCCTTCCGCAGTCCTTCAAGGACGCCACCATCGCCATCGCCTGGACCTACAACCCCGACCCCCGAGGCTTCGCCCGCTACATCACGCCCTACACCAACGCTGGCATGGAGACCTGGGTCGCCCCCGGCGTCAACAACTGGTCGCGCCCCTACCCCAACTGGAACTATGCCTTCTCGAACATCCAGCAGTTCACCAGGGATGGCCAGAAGCTCGGCGCGGACGGCCAGCTCAACACCATCTGGAACGACGACGGCGAGGGCCTCGAGGACAACGACTGGTACGGCGTCCTCTTCGGAGCCGCCGCCGCCTGGCAGTCCGGCGAATCCTCCATTCCCGCCTTCCAGCAGAGCTATGCGCAGGTCTTCCACGGCGAGGCCGGCGGCCTGCTCAACCAGGCCCAGATCGAACTCATGGCTGTCCACGCCCTCCTCAAGGAGCAGGCCAAGGTCGGCGACGGCTCCAACGGCCTCTACTGGCTCGACCCCTTCTCGAAGGACGGCATGACCTACGCCGCCAAGCTCCGCCCCTACAACCGAGACCTCCGCCTCCACGCCGAAAAGGCCCTCACCCTGATCGCCCAGGCCCGCGCTTCCGCTCCCTGCCCCGACGTCATCCCCTCCTGCCACGCCCGCGCAGTTCGCGCCGAAAGCGGCGTCGACGACAGCCTCGCGCCCAACCCTGCCCAGGCTTACCCCTCGGCCCCGACATCCCTGCGCGAAACCGACGCCATAGATGCCCTCGAACTCGGCGCACGCCGCTTCGACATGATCGGCATGAAGTTCCAGCTCGCCGACGAGATCGCCCAGGGCTACCAGCGCGCGCAAACCGCTCTCGCCAGCACCGACCCCAAGATCCACAAGACCGTCAGCCGCGAACTTGGCGATATTAACGGAGTGGACGGCCGCATCCAGGACATCAAGGACGCCTACGCCCTGCAACGCGATCTCTACGCTCAGACCTGGCTCCGGACCAACCGCCCGTTCGCGTTGCGCCCCGTACTCGCGCACTACGACTCCGCGATCGCCCTCTGGATCAGCCGCATGGACAAGGTTCGCAGCGTCCAGCGCCAGTACGCCGACTCGAAGACGCTCCCACCCGCCTCCGACCTCGGCATCCCACCAGCCACGTTCTAA
- the cdd gene encoding cytidine deaminase — translation MTLALAAPSLYPQPTMPNLLPQVHPSGLTTDQIDQLLALAAAVAHKSYSPYSRFRVGAALLLEDGTYITGCNVENASYRLTTCAEQSAIAAAVSTHGPAIRIRAVAVANLNGSPCMPCGACRQTIMEFADPATYVFYPGPDGQPAEATIAALLPAAFQLEHLAPQK, via the coding sequence ATGACACTTGCCCTCGCAGCTCCAAGCCTTTACCCTCAACCAACCATGCCGAATCTTCTGCCGCAGGTCCATCCGAGCGGTTTGACCACCGATCAGATCGACCAATTGCTCGCCCTTGCCGCCGCCGTTGCGCACAAATCGTATTCCCCCTACAGCCGATTTCGCGTCGGAGCCGCTCTGCTCCTGGAAGACGGGACCTACATCACCGGCTGCAACGTAGAAAACGCCTCGTACCGCCTGACCACGTGCGCCGAGCAGTCCGCGATCGCCGCTGCCGTCAGCACCCATGGCCCCGCCATCCGCATCCGCGCCGTTGCCGTGGCGAACCTCAACGGCTCCCCCTGTATGCCTTGCGGAGCCTGCCGCCAGACCATCATGGAGTTCGCCGACCCCGCGACCTACGTCTTCTACCCCGGCCCCGACGGCCAGCCTGCCGAAGCCACTATCGCCGCTCTCCTCCCGGCAGCCTTCCAACTCGAGCACCTGGCCCCACAAAAATGA
- a CDS encoding thymidine phosphorylase — protein sequence MNDLNHPAPHPIDMIRAKRDGKVLTDNEIQAFVDAVVQVPPRITDAQIASFLMAVFQRGLNPEELAALTRAMRFSGETFQRTRPTPFRVDKHSTGGVGDKTSLLIAPIVAAAGLADPMISGRSLGHTGGTLDKLESIPSFSTQFSVADFTRIVDQCGFAMAGQTPTLVPADRILYGLRDHTGTIESPALITASIMSKKLAEDLDGLVLDVKTGSGAFMKTDEDSRHLARLMVQTGEASGTRTVAILSTMDQPLGRFAGNWLEVWECVDILKAGTGPRPPFSADLIDLSLTLAGWMLFLGGKADSPEAGYELADHLLVSRAAYQSWLAMVRAQHGDTNVFDQPADFHQPVAMHTLRAPHSGYFAAIDCTAAGWAVQRLGAGRLIPGGPVSAHAGIEMHAKLGDHLTADQPLITLYSEDEALLSEPFHMLREAIHLTHTPPTLAPLIGDVITHTEIK from the coding sequence ATGAACGATCTGAATCACCCAGCCCCCCACCCCATCGACATGATCCGTGCCAAGCGCGATGGCAAGGTCCTGACTGACAACGAGATCCAGGCCTTCGTCGACGCCGTGGTCCAGGTTCCGCCGCGCATCACCGACGCCCAGATCGCCAGCTTCCTCATGGCCGTCTTCCAGCGTGGCCTCAACCCCGAAGAACTCGCCGCCCTCACCCGCGCGATGCGCTTCTCCGGCGAGACCTTCCAGCGCACCCGGCCCACGCCCTTCCGTGTCGACAAGCACTCGACTGGCGGTGTCGGCGACAAGACCAGCCTCCTCATCGCCCCCATCGTCGCCGCAGCCGGCCTCGCCGACCCCATGATCAGCGGCCGTTCCCTCGGCCACACCGGCGGAACCCTCGACAAGCTCGAATCCATCCCCAGCTTCAGCACACAGTTCTCCGTCGCCGACTTCACCCGCATCGTCGACCAGTGCGGCTTCGCCATGGCCGGCCAGACTCCCACCCTCGTTCCCGCCGACCGCATCCTCTACGGCCTCCGCGACCATACCGGAACCATCGAGTCTCCCGCCCTCATCACCGCAAGCATCATGAGTAAAAAGCTCGCCGAGGACCTCGACGGCCTCGTCCTCGACGTCAAGACCGGCTCCGGCGCCTTCATGAAGACGGACGAAGACTCCCGCCACCTCGCCCGGCTCATGGTTCAGACCGGCGAAGCCTCTGGAACACGCACCGTCGCCATCCTCTCCACCATGGACCAGCCTCTCGGTCGCTTCGCCGGCAACTGGCTCGAGGTCTGGGAGTGCGTCGACATCCTCAAGGCCGGCACCGGCCCACGCCCGCCCTTCTCCGCCGATCTCATCGACCTGTCGCTCACCCTCGCCGGGTGGATGCTCTTCCTCGGCGGCAAAGCTGACAGCCCCGAAGCCGGATATGAGCTAGCCGACCATCTTCTCGTCTCGAGAGCCGCCTACCAATCCTGGCTCGCGATGGTGCGCGCCCAACACGGCGACACCAACGTCTTCGATCAACCCGCCGACTTCCACCAACCCGTGGCGATGCACACTCTTCGTGCCCCGCACTCCGGCTACTTTGCCGCCATCGACTGCACCGCCGCCGGCTGGGCCGTGCAGCGCCTCGGAGCCGGACGCCTTATTCCCGGCGGCCCCGTCAGCGCCCACGCGGGTATCGAGATGCACGCCAAACTCGGCGACCATCTCACGGCAGATCAGCCCCTCATCACCCTCTACTCCGAAGACGAAGCCTTGCTCAGCGAACCCTTCCACATGCTGCGCGAAGCCATTCACCTCACCCACACCCCACCGACCCTCGCGCCTCTCATTGGAGACGTCATCACCCATACGGAAATCAAATGA
- a CDS encoding GNAT family N-acetyltransferase, with translation MLRLIFMSIPSIHVKVIVPEEIPAVAQLIGASVRGLQTGDYTEEQREAALATVFTVDSRLVQDGTYFGVVTDDGTLVGCGGWSARKTLYGGDHQVEEVSEDFLDPATDPAKIRAIFVHPDYARQGIGGLLLRVAEDAAAAEGFHRFEMASTLTGLQFYCQSGYRPLEQIRVPVADGQAIEVVRMRRRVG, from the coding sequence ATGCTTAGACTCATCTTCATGTCGATCCCGTCGATCCACGTCAAAGTCATCGTCCCCGAAGAGATCCCAGCGGTCGCTCAGCTCATCGGTGCCTCGGTGCGCGGCCTGCAGACCGGCGACTACACCGAGGAGCAGCGCGAGGCAGCACTGGCCACCGTCTTCACCGTCGACAGCCGCCTCGTCCAGGACGGAACTTACTTCGGCGTCGTCACCGACGACGGCACCCTCGTGGGCTGCGGCGGCTGGAGCGCCCGCAAGACGCTGTACGGCGGCGACCACCAGGTGGAAGAGGTCTCCGAAGACTTTCTCGACCCAGCCACCGATCCCGCGAAAATCCGTGCGATCTTCGTCCATCCCGACTATGCCCGGCAGGGAATCGGCGGACTGCTCCTCCGTGTTGCTGAAGACGCCGCGGCAGCCGAGGGCTTCCACCGTTTCGAGATGGCGAGCACCCTCACAGGACTCCAGTTCTACTGCCAGTCGGGCTACCGGCCTCTCGAGCAGATTCGCGTCCCGGTCGCCGACGGACAGGCAATCGAAGTCGTCCGCATGCGCCGCCGCGTCGGCTGA